From one Streptomyces mobaraensis genomic stretch:
- a CDS encoding DNA-3-methyladenine glycosylase, translating into MSSSDHRTPLARAFFDRPVLEVAPDLLGRTLVRTSPDGPIELRITEVEAYAGEVDPGSHAYRGRTERNASMFGPPGHAYVYFIYGMWFSLNLVCGPEGTASGVLLRAGEVLTGHDLARARRPKSRNDRDLAQGPARLATALDVDRTLNGTDICAGPTAPLSVLQGTPALTDRIRNGPRTGVGGEGALHPWRFWIDGDPTVSPYRAHVPRNRGKNRATSDV; encoded by the coding sequence ATGTCCTCCTCCGACCACCGCACCCCGCTCGCCCGCGCCTTCTTCGACCGCCCCGTACTGGAGGTCGCACCCGATCTGCTCGGGCGCACCCTCGTCCGTACCAGCCCCGACGGGCCGATCGAGCTCCGCATCACCGAGGTGGAGGCGTACGCGGGGGAGGTGGACCCCGGCTCGCACGCCTACCGGGGACGGACGGAGCGCAACGCGTCCATGTTCGGCCCGCCGGGCCACGCGTACGTGTACTTCATCTACGGCATGTGGTTCAGCCTCAACCTGGTCTGCGGCCCCGAGGGCACGGCCAGCGGTGTCCTGCTCCGCGCCGGCGAGGTCCTCACCGGCCACGACCTGGCCCGCGCCCGCCGCCCGAAGTCGCGCAACGACCGCGACCTCGCCCAGGGCCCGGCCCGCCTCGCGACCGCCCTCGACGTCGACCGCACCCTGAACGGCACCGACATCTGCGCCGGTCCCACGGCCCCCCTCTCCGTCCTCCAGGGCACCCCCGCCCTCACCGACCGGATCCGCAACGGCCCCCGGACGGGCGTCGGCGGCGAGGGCGCCCTCCACCCCTGGCGCTTCTGGATCGACGGCGACCCGACCGTGAGCCCCTACCGGGCCCACGTCCCCCGCAACCGCGGCAAGAACCGCGCGACCAGCGACGTCTGA
- a CDS encoding FecCD family ABC transporter permease has protein sequence MAVVSPHVPPGTSPEAVPRRNAVRALGLLAAAGLLLAVAMASVAVGAKQVPLDQVWHGLFHYSGSETDVVVRDLRVPRTLLGILAGAALGLAGTVMQALTRNPLADPGLFGISSGAAAAVVSGISFFGVTSLTGYVWFAFLGAAVVSVVVHVLGGSRSATPVRLALAGTAVTAVLNGYVYAVELTDSAALDRMRFWTVGSLASANATLVGQVAPFIGVGVVLAFALTRPLNAMALGDDQARALGTRPAVTRVLGLAAVTLLCGAATAACGPIVFVGLMVPHMVRSFTGPDLRWVLPYAALLAPVLLLGTDILGRVVARPSELQVGIVTALVGGPLFIRLIRRRRTAGL, from the coding sequence TTGGCCGTCGTCTCACCCCACGTACCACCGGGCACCTCCCCCGAGGCCGTGCCCCGCCGCAACGCCGTGCGCGCCCTCGGGCTGCTGGCCGCCGCGGGCCTCCTGCTCGCCGTCGCCATGGCGTCGGTCGCCGTCGGCGCCAAGCAGGTTCCCCTGGACCAGGTCTGGCACGGGCTCTTCCATTACAGCGGGAGCGAGACCGACGTCGTCGTACGGGACCTGCGGGTCCCGCGCACTCTCCTCGGCATCCTCGCCGGGGCCGCGCTCGGCCTCGCCGGGACCGTCATGCAGGCGCTGACCCGCAACCCCCTCGCCGATCCCGGGCTGTTCGGCATCAGCTCGGGGGCGGCCGCGGCCGTCGTGTCCGGCATCAGCTTCTTCGGCGTCACCTCGCTCACCGGCTACGTGTGGTTCGCGTTCCTCGGCGCGGCCGTCGTCTCCGTCGTCGTCCATGTGCTCGGCGGCAGCCGGAGTGCCACACCGGTCCGGCTGGCCCTCGCGGGCACCGCCGTCACCGCCGTCCTCAACGGCTATGTGTACGCGGTGGAACTGACCGACTCGGCCGCGCTCGACCGGATGCGGTTCTGGACGGTCGGCTCGCTGGCGTCCGCCAACGCGACGCTGGTCGGGCAGGTCGCGCCGTTCATCGGCGTCGGCGTCGTGCTCGCCTTCGCGCTGACCCGGCCGCTCAACGCCATGGCCCTCGGCGACGACCAGGCACGGGCGCTCGGCACCCGGCCGGCCGTCACCCGGGTGCTCGGCCTCGCCGCCGTCACCCTGCTGTGCGGCGCGGCGACGGCCGCCTGCGGGCCCATCGTCTTCGTGGGGCTGATGGTGCCCCACATGGTCCGCTCCTTCACCGGGCCCGACCTGCGCTGGGTGCTGCCCTACGCGGCGCTCCTCGCGCCCGTCCTGCTGCTCGGCACGGACATCCTGGGCCGGGTCGTCGCCCGCCCCTCCGAGCTCCAGGTCGGCATCGTCACCGCGCTCGTCGGCGGGCCCCTGTTCATCCGCCTCATCCGGCGCCGACGGACGGCGGGGCTGTGA
- a CDS encoding siderophore-interacting protein — MTAPALPYGFFDVHVVRTERIGTALVRVTLGGDRLGDLVTDGRDQRFKLFLPRPGQEAPLLPYPLDEGWYAHWRAQDPSTRPVMRTYTIRALRHLPDGTTELDVDFVQHGDAAHSGPASLWSRTARPGDRAAILAPVVHDNGGADYRPPPGTDWTLITADESALPAVAGILAWLPADMPAHVWIEIPHPDDIQPLPTAANADITWLIRDKDPTITDAVRTAPFPEGTPYAWTAGEAGTIRTLRRHLINDRGIDRKAITFTGYWRKGKTEEQLLDELA; from the coding sequence GTGACCGCCCCCGCCCTCCCCTACGGCTTCTTCGACGTCCACGTCGTACGCACCGAACGGATCGGCACCGCCCTCGTCCGCGTGACGCTCGGCGGCGACCGCCTCGGCGACCTGGTCACCGACGGCCGGGACCAGCGCTTCAAGCTCTTCCTCCCCCGCCCGGGCCAGGAAGCTCCGCTGCTCCCGTACCCCTTGGACGAAGGCTGGTACGCACACTGGCGAGCCCAGGACCCGTCCACCCGGCCGGTCATGCGCACCTACACCATCCGCGCCCTGCGCCACCTCCCGGACGGCACGACGGAACTGGACGTCGACTTCGTCCAGCACGGCGACGCCGCCCACAGCGGCCCGGCCTCCCTCTGGTCCCGCACGGCCCGCCCGGGCGACCGCGCGGCGATCCTCGCCCCCGTCGTCCACGACAACGGCGGCGCCGACTACCGCCCGCCGCCCGGCACCGACTGGACCCTGATCACGGCCGACGAGTCCGCCCTCCCGGCGGTGGCGGGCATCCTCGCGTGGCTGCCCGCCGACATGCCTGCCCACGTCTGGATCGAGATCCCCCACCCGGACGACATCCAGCCCCTCCCCACGGCCGCGAACGCCGACATCACCTGGCTGATCCGCGACAAGGACCCCACGATCACCGACGCCGTCCGGACGGCCCCCTTCCCCGAGGGCACCCCCTACGCCTGGACAGCCGGCGAAGCGGGCACCATCCGCACCCTCCGCCGCCACCTGATCAACGACCGAGGAATCGACCGCAAGGCGATCACCTTCACGGGCTACTGGCGCAAGGGAAAAACGGAAGAACAACTCCTGGACGAACTGGCCTGA
- a CDS encoding tetratricopeptide repeat protein, protein MRQELMSLPKTLAEDVARNLVMVAKLLDEDAEQAYGYSRVALRLASRVAAVREAAGFASYATARYSEALAEFRAARRMTGSVELWPVMADCERGMGRPERALAMAGEPEVQKLDKAGQVEMRLVAAGARKDMGQAEAAVVTLQSPELASNSVQPWTARLRYAYADALLDVGREAEAREWFAKALEADQGGTTNASDRLAELDGVEFTDVLADVEEAEDVKDAEDAVIEAADDAKEDEAKEEAAEAADEKDGEKPVEGGDAR, encoded by the coding sequence GTGCGGCAGGAGCTCATGAGCCTGCCGAAGACGCTCGCCGAGGACGTCGCCCGCAACCTGGTCATGGTGGCCAAGCTGCTCGACGAGGACGCCGAGCAGGCGTACGGCTACTCGCGGGTGGCCCTGCGGCTCGCCTCGCGCGTCGCCGCCGTCCGGGAGGCCGCCGGTTTCGCGTCGTACGCGACCGCCCGCTACTCCGAGGCGCTGGCCGAGTTCCGTGCGGCGCGCCGGATGACCGGTTCCGTCGAGCTGTGGCCCGTCATGGCGGACTGCGAGCGAGGCATGGGCCGTCCGGAGCGGGCGCTGGCCATGGCCGGCGAGCCCGAGGTGCAGAAGCTCGACAAGGCCGGCCAGGTGGAGATGCGCCTGGTGGCCGCCGGTGCCCGTAAGGACATGGGACAGGCCGAGGCCGCCGTCGTCACGCTGCAGAGCCCCGAGCTGGCGTCGAACTCCGTCCAGCCCTGGACGGCCCGGCTGCGGTACGCGTACGCCGACGCGCTGCTCGACGTCGGCCGTGAGGCCGAGGCCCGCGAGTGGTTCGCCAAGGCCCTGGAGGCCGACCAGGGCGGTACCACCAACGCGTCCGACCGGCTCGCCGAGCTCGACGGTGTCGAGTTCACCGACGTTCTCGCGGACGTCGAGGAGGCGGAGGACGTCAAGGACGCCGAGGACGCGGTGATCGAGGCCGCTGACGACGCGAAGGAAGACGAGGCGAAGGAAGAGGCGGCCGAGGCCGCCGACGAGAAGGACGGCGAGAAGCCCGTCGAGGGCGGCGACGCGCGCTGA
- a CDS encoding ABC transporter substrate-binding protein encodes MSTTRTTVLSRRGLLTAGGALGLGALLTACGSGGSSGSSSDNGSGKSGPWTFKDDRGTTVKAGSTPKRVVAFTGTAAALHDFGVECVGVFGPTTLKNGKPDPQAGDLDVAKVKVLGNTWGEFSVEKYASLNPDLLVTNMFEPGALWYVPDDSKDKILGLAPSVGLTSARVSMLKPIERYAELAASLGADLKAKKVTDAKARFEKAAETLRRTAKSHRVKVMAASGSADLFYVSNPAVNADLMYFRELGVDFVVPQKLDKGGYFESLSWENANKYEADLILLDSRTSALQPKDLSAKPTWAKLPAVEAGQVSPWLSEPRFSYAGCAPLLENLAAAIEKAKKL; translated from the coding sequence ATGAGCACCACCCGCACCACCGTACTGTCCCGACGTGGCCTTCTCACGGCCGGTGGCGCCCTCGGCCTGGGCGCCCTGCTCACGGCGTGCGGCAGCGGCGGCTCCTCCGGATCCTCCTCGGACAACGGCTCGGGCAAGAGCGGCCCCTGGACCTTCAAGGACGACCGCGGCACCACGGTGAAGGCGGGCAGCACCCCGAAGCGCGTCGTCGCCTTCACCGGAACCGCCGCCGCCCTCCACGACTTCGGCGTCGAGTGCGTCGGCGTCTTCGGCCCGACCACCCTCAAGAACGGCAAGCCCGACCCGCAGGCCGGCGACCTCGACGTGGCCAAGGTGAAGGTCCTGGGCAACACCTGGGGCGAGTTCAGCGTGGAGAAGTACGCGAGCCTCAACCCGGACCTGCTCGTCACCAACATGTTCGAGCCCGGCGCCCTCTGGTATGTGCCCGACGACAGCAAGGACAAGATCCTCGGCCTGGCCCCCAGCGTCGGCCTCACCTCCGCCCGCGTCTCCATGCTCAAGCCCATCGAGCGCTACGCCGAACTCGCCGCCTCCCTCGGCGCCGACCTCAAGGCGAAGAAGGTCACCGACGCCAAGGCCCGCTTCGAGAAGGCCGCCGAGACCCTGCGCCGGACCGCCAAGTCCCACCGCGTCAAGGTCATGGCCGCCTCCGGCAGCGCCGACCTCTTCTACGTCTCCAACCCGGCCGTCAACGCCGACCTGATGTACTTCCGCGAGCTCGGCGTGGACTTCGTCGTCCCCCAAAAGCTCGACAAGGGCGGCTACTTCGAGAGCCTCAGCTGGGAGAACGCCAACAAGTACGAGGCCGACCTGATCCTCCTGGACAGCCGCACCTCGGCCCTCCAGCCCAAGGACCTCTCCGCCAAGCCCACGTGGGCCAAACTCCCCGCCGTCGAAGCCGGCCAGGTCAGCCCCTGGCTCAGCGAACCGCGCTTCTCCTACGCGGGCTGCGCACCCCTCCTGGAGAACCTCGCCGCCGCCATCGAGAAGGCGAAGAAGCTGTGA
- a CDS encoding DUF1015 family protein — protein MSNPDPAGHGLRLAPFRGLRYVPERVGSLAAVTSPPYDVVVRPDGLRHLETADPHNIVRLILPQAATAADRHRRAADTLRRWQEERILAPDPEPALYVYEQRGDGILQRGLIGALRLTPREEKIVLPHEDVMPHVVEDRAALMRDTGANLEPLLFAYRGDGTATGAAAVIERVTGTTPLLSTTTDDGFAHRLWSVTDPDDLTRIGDDLSRRQALIADGHHRWATYQRLRAEQPAPGPWDFGLVLLVDTARYPLRVRAIHRLLHRLPLADALTAVTGAFRVRTLDTPLPAALEALEEATAADEHGNAFLLAGDGRFHLLDRPDPDLLARTVPSGRPRAWRELDATVLHSVLLEHVWRVSDDPEHITYIHDTAAAVAQAERHGGTAVLMHPVREEVVHELAAQGVTMPRKSTSFGPKPATGLVLRSLTLD, from the coding sequence ATGAGCAATCCGGATCCTGCCGGGCACGGCCTGCGACTCGCCCCCTTCCGAGGTCTGCGCTACGTCCCGGAACGGGTGGGCAGCCTCGCGGCCGTGACCTCGCCACCGTACGACGTCGTCGTCCGGCCCGACGGGCTGCGCCACCTCGAGACCGCCGATCCGCACAACATCGTCCGGTTGATCCTCCCGCAGGCCGCCACCGCCGCCGACCGGCACCGCCGGGCCGCCGACACCCTGCGCCGCTGGCAGGAGGAACGCATCCTGGCACCGGACCCGGAACCCGCGCTCTACGTGTACGAACAGCGGGGCGACGGCATACTCCAGCGCGGCCTCATCGGCGCCCTGCGCCTCACCCCCCGCGAGGAGAAGATCGTCCTCCCCCACGAGGACGTGATGCCGCACGTCGTCGAGGACCGCGCCGCCCTGATGCGGGACACGGGCGCCAACCTGGAGCCGCTCCTCTTCGCGTACCGGGGCGACGGCACGGCGACCGGCGCGGCGGCCGTCATCGAACGCGTCACGGGCACCACCCCCCTCCTCTCCACCACCACTGACGACGGTTTCGCCCACCGCCTCTGGTCCGTCACCGACCCCGACGACCTGACCCGCATCGGCGACGACCTCTCCCGCCGCCAGGCCCTCATCGCCGACGGCCACCACCGCTGGGCCACCTACCAGCGGCTCCGCGCCGAACAGCCGGCGCCGGGCCCCTGGGACTTCGGCCTCGTCCTCCTCGTGGACACGGCCCGCTACCCCCTGCGCGTCAGGGCCATCCACCGCCTCCTGCACCGCCTGCCGCTCGCGGACGCGCTGACGGCCGTAACGGGCGCGTTCCGCGTCCGCACCCTGGACACCCCGCTGCCGGCGGCCCTGGAGGCCCTGGAGGAGGCGACGGCGGCCGACGAGCACGGCAACGCCTTCCTCCTCGCCGGAGACGGCCGCTTCCACCTCCTCGACCGCCCGGACCCGGACCTGCTGGCCCGTACGGTCCCGTCCGGCCGCCCGCGGGCCTGGCGCGAGCTCGACGCCACGGTCCTGCACTCGGTCCTGCTGGAACACGTGTGGCGGGTGAGCGACGACCCCGAGCACATCACCTACATCCACGACACGGCCGCGGCCGTCGCCCAGGCGGAGCGGCACGGCGGCACGGCCGTACTCATGCACCCCGTGCGCGAGGAAGTGGTCCACGAGCTCGCCGCCCAGGGCGTGACGATGCCGCGCAAGTCGACCTCCTTCGGCCCCAAACCGGCCACGGGCCTGGTCCTACGCAGCCTCACCCTGGACTGA
- a CDS encoding barstar family protein, with protein MTTGTTGELPAPGVPGLLDGTLPPGTYRLPVTESPSHAAKLAAEAGWHAARLGLRDVDGKAAFLDRCAADLGFPGWFGHNWDALADCLTDLSWWRKDGDPRGFLLLAEDWDAFREASPDTAATASTILGDAVAFWSDRETPMAVLLA; from the coding sequence ATGACGACCGGCACGACCGGCGAACTCCCCGCCCCCGGCGTTCCCGGCCTCCTCGACGGCACGCTCCCCCCGGGCACCTACCGGCTCCCCGTCACCGAATCCCCGTCCCACGCGGCCAAGCTCGCCGCCGAGGCCGGCTGGCACGCCGCCCGCCTCGGCCTCCGGGACGTCGACGGCAAGGCGGCCTTCCTCGACCGCTGCGCCGCCGACCTGGGCTTCCCCGGCTGGTTCGGCCACAACTGGGACGCCCTCGCCGACTGCCTCACGGACCTGTCCTGGTGGCGCAAGGACGGCGACCCCCGAGGCTTCCTGCTCCTGGCGGAGGACTGGGACGCCTTCCGCGAGGCGTCCCCGGACACGGCGGCGACGGCATCGACGATCCTCGGCGACGCGGTCGCGTTCTGGAGCGACCGGGAGACCCCGATGGCGGTCCTGCTGGCGTGA
- a CDS encoding sterol-binding protein produces the protein MATTEECRSALDRLARNLAGADERLRGAAMLDRSLSCHVTDLDLTFVGHLREGRLMEVRAVPGVPDRRAEIGLEMTGDDLVGLVDGRLNFARAWASGRVKIRAGLVDVLRLRSIL, from the coding sequence ATGGCGACCACCGAGGAGTGCCGCAGCGCGCTCGACAGACTGGCCCGGAACCTCGCGGGCGCGGACGAGAGGCTCCGCGGCGCCGCGATGCTCGACCGCTCCCTGAGCTGCCATGTGACCGACCTGGACCTCACCTTCGTGGGGCACCTGCGCGAGGGCCGGCTCATGGAGGTTCGGGCGGTGCCGGGCGTCCCGGACCGGCGGGCGGAGATCGGGCTGGAGATGACCGGCGACGACCTCGTCGGCCTGGTCGACGGCCGGCTGAACTTCGCGCGGGCCTGGGCGAGCGGCCGGGTGAAGATCAGGGCGGGCCTGGTGGACGTCCTCAGGCTGCGCTCGATCCTGTGA
- a CDS encoding ABC transporter ATP-binding protein has product MSRLQAESVTLAYDRRVIAEDLSVAIPDNSFTVIVGPNACGKSTLLRALSRMLKPATGSVLLDGQAIGSYPAKKVARTLGLLPQSSVAPDGITVADLVARGRYPHQGLLRQWSPEDERIVQESMEATRVAELADRHVDELSGGQRQRVWIAMALAQRTPLLLLDEPTTYLDIQHQIEVLDLCAELHEEQGRTLVAVLHDLNHAARYATHLIAMRGGKVVAEGAPSDIVTSELVAEVFGLSCQIIDDPQTGTPLVVPAARQARRGRKGAGASDAPDAVVAAGAGVTGSSAA; this is encoded by the coding sequence ATGAGCCGACTGCAGGCCGAATCCGTCACCCTCGCCTACGACCGGCGGGTCATCGCGGAAGACCTCTCCGTCGCGATCCCCGACAACTCCTTCACCGTCATCGTCGGCCCCAACGCCTGCGGCAAGTCCACGCTGCTGCGCGCCCTGTCCCGGATGCTCAAGCCGGCGACCGGGTCCGTGCTCCTGGACGGCCAGGCCATCGGCTCGTACCCGGCCAAGAAGGTGGCCCGGACGCTCGGCCTGCTGCCGCAGTCGTCCGTGGCGCCGGACGGCATCACCGTCGCCGACCTCGTCGCCCGCGGCCGGTACCCGCACCAGGGGCTGCTGCGGCAGTGGTCGCCCGAGGACGAGCGGATCGTCCAGGAGTCGATGGAGGCCACCCGCGTCGCCGAACTCGCCGACCGGCACGTCGACGAGCTCTCCGGCGGGCAGCGGCAGCGCGTGTGGATCGCCATGGCCCTCGCCCAGCGGACCCCGCTGCTGCTCCTGGACGAGCCCACCACCTACCTCGACATCCAGCACCAGATCGAGGTCCTCGACCTCTGCGCCGAGCTGCACGAGGAGCAGGGCCGGACGCTCGTCGCCGTCCTGCACGACCTCAACCACGCCGCCCGCTACGCGACCCACCTGATCGCCATGCGGGGCGGGAAGGTCGTCGCGGAGGGCGCGCCGAGCGACATCGTCACGTCCGAGCTGGTGGCGGAGGTGTTCGGGCTGAGCTGCCAGATCATCGACGATCCGCAGACCGGGACGCCCCTCGTCGTACCGGCCGCGCGGCAGGCGCGGCGGGGACGGAAGGGGGCGGGCGCGTCGGACGCGCCGGACGCCGTGGTGGCCGCCGGGGCCGGGGTCACAGGATCGAGCGCAGCCTGA
- a CDS encoding HAD-IIA family hydrolase produces the protein MNESVRTRPGGSERRLSEAYDTALLDLDGVVYAGGEAIPHAVASLETARKEGMHLAYVTNNAARTPDVVAAHLTELGIPAEPGDVINSAQAVSRLIAEQLPAGSRVLVIGAEGLRVALRERGLVPVESVDDDPAAVAQGYGGPDMPWSRLMEASYAVARGLPWFASNTDLTIPSGRGIAPGNGAAVEVVKIATGRVPQVAGKPLPPMHRETVLRTGAERPLVVGDRLDTDIEGAHAGGVDSLLVLTGVTTAAEVLAARPEHRATFVAEDLRGLLEVQPVVDVVDGGFRCGGWIASLRDGLLVLDGDGERIDGLRALCGVAWSAAGDGACGADAGEVLGRLGW, from the coding sequence ATGAACGAGAGCGTCCGGACCCGGCCCGGCGGCAGCGAGCGCCGGCTGAGCGAGGCCTATGACACCGCCCTGCTGGATCTCGACGGCGTGGTGTACGCCGGGGGCGAAGCCATCCCGCACGCCGTCGCGTCGCTGGAGACGGCGCGGAAGGAGGGGATGCACCTGGCGTACGTGACGAACAACGCGGCGCGGACGCCCGATGTGGTGGCGGCGCACCTGACCGAGCTGGGGATCCCGGCCGAGCCGGGAGATGTCATTAACTCCGCGCAGGCCGTGTCCCGGCTGATAGCGGAGCAGCTGCCGGCCGGGTCGCGGGTGCTCGTGATCGGGGCGGAGGGGCTGCGGGTGGCGCTGCGGGAGCGGGGGCTGGTGCCCGTGGAGTCGGTGGATGACGATCCGGCTGCCGTCGCTCAGGGGTACGGGGGGCCGGATATGCCCTGGTCTCGGCTGATGGAGGCTTCTTATGCCGTGGCTCGGGGGCTGCCGTGGTTCGCGTCCAACACGGATCTGACCATTCCCAGTGGGCGGGGGATCGCGCCGGGGAACGGTGCGGCCGTGGAGGTCGTGAAGATCGCTACCGGGCGGGTGCCGCAGGTCGCCGGGAAGCCGCTGCCTCCCATGCATCGGGAGACCGTGTTGCGGACGGGGGCCGAGCGGCCGCTTGTGGTCGGGGACCGGCTCGACACGGATATCGAGGGGGCGCATGCGGGGGGTGTCGACTCGTTGCTGGTGCTTACCGGGGTGACTACGGCGGCTGAGGTGTTGGCTGCTCGGCCGGAGCATCGCGCCACTTTCGTGGCGGAGGATTTGCGGGGGTTGTTGGAGGTGCAGCCTGTCGTCGACGTGGTGGACGGGGGGTTTCGGTGTGGGGGGTGGATCGCTTCCCTGCGCGATGGGCTTCTTGTCCTGGATGGGGATGGGGAGCGGATTGATGGGTTGCGGGCGTTGTGCGGGGTGGCGTGGAGCGCTGCGGGTGATGGCGCCTGTGGTGCCGACGCGGGGGAGGTGCTCGGCCGCTTGGGCTGGTAG
- a CDS encoding FecCD family ABC transporter permease, which produces MHVVRTPGGLSVRVAPRAVLTVLLLAAAALAASVALIGTGDYPLTPGEVVRTLTGGGTPAQEFIVDDLRLPRVLVALLVGAALALAGAVFQSVSRNPLGSPDVLGIAQGSTVGALSVIVLFQGTPTAVSGGALAGGLLAGAAIYLLAWQKGVHGQRFVLVGIGMTAILTSVVGYLLTQADLNDATRATTWMVGSLNGRDWKQVWPLLAVCAVLVPVVLSQGRDLRMLEMGDDTAYALGVRVERTRLVSLTAAVLLTAAATAAAGPIAFVALSAPQVARRITGSPGPCLTAAACTGAALLVTADWASQHLFGADRLPVGVLTGMLGGCYLLWLLHAERRAGRG; this is translated from the coding sequence GTGCACGTCGTCCGTACCCCCGGCGGGCTGTCCGTGCGGGTCGCGCCCCGCGCGGTGCTCACCGTACTGCTCCTGGCCGCCGCCGCGCTCGCCGCGTCCGTCGCCCTCATCGGCACCGGCGACTACCCGCTGACGCCCGGCGAGGTCGTCCGCACGCTGACCGGCGGCGGCACGCCCGCGCAGGAGTTCATCGTCGACGACCTGCGGCTGCCCCGCGTCCTCGTCGCCCTGCTCGTCGGCGCGGCGCTGGCGCTGGCCGGCGCGGTCTTCCAGTCCGTCTCCCGCAACCCGCTGGGCAGCCCGGACGTGCTCGGCATCGCGCAGGGGTCGACCGTCGGGGCGCTGTCGGTCATCGTCCTGTTCCAGGGCACGCCCACCGCCGTCTCCGGCGGCGCGCTGGCCGGCGGGCTGCTCGCCGGCGCGGCCATCTACCTGCTCGCGTGGCAGAAGGGCGTGCACGGGCAGCGGTTCGTCCTCGTCGGCATCGGTATGACCGCCATCCTCACGTCGGTGGTCGGTTATCTGCTGACGCAGGCCGACCTCAACGACGCGACGCGGGCCACCACCTGGATGGTCGGCTCCCTCAACGGGCGCGACTGGAAGCAGGTGTGGCCGCTGCTCGCGGTCTGCGCCGTGCTCGTCCCCGTCGTCCTGAGCCAGGGGCGCGACCTGCGCATGCTGGAGATGGGCGACGACACGGCGTACGCGCTCGGGGTGCGGGTCGAGCGGACGCGGCTGGTGTCGCTGACCGCCGCCGTGCTGCTGACCGCCGCCGCCACGGCCGCCGCCGGGCCCATCGCCTTCGTCGCCCTCTCCGCCCCGCAGGTCGCCCGGCGCATCACCGGCTCCCCGGGTCCCTGCCTCACCGCCGCCGCCTGCACCGGCGCGGCCCTCCTCGTCACCGCCGACTGGGCGTCGCAGCACCTGTTCGGCGCCGACCGGCTGCCCGTCGGCGTCCTCACCGGCATGCTCGGCGGCTGCTACCTGCTGTGGCTGCTCCACGCGGAACGCCGGGCGGGGCGGGGATGA
- a CDS encoding ribonuclease domain-containing protein yields the protein MSRRCGRRPSGRALRTLTALLAALPLFLLPACSSGSHGKTGKAATSPHGSAGDGTRGAGPTPAWAKGMKTVTPDRLPPEARRTLELIAKGGPFPYPKDGTVFGNYENRLPKQQRGYYHEYTVPTPDARNRGARRIVTGSHSERYYTGDHYKTFEAVVQP from the coding sequence GTGTCACGACGATGCGGACGACGACCGTCCGGCCGTGCCCTGCGCACCCTGACGGCCCTCCTCGCCGCCCTGCCCCTGTTCCTCCTCCCCGCCTGCTCGTCCGGCAGTCACGGCAAAACCGGAAAGGCGGCCACATCGCCCCACGGCTCCGCCGGCGACGGCACCCGGGGCGCCGGCCCGACGCCCGCCTGGGCCAAGGGCATGAAGACCGTCACCCCGGACAGGCTTCCCCCCGAGGCGCGGCGCACTCTCGAACTCATCGCGAAGGGAGGCCCCTTCCCGTACCCCAAGGACGGCACGGTCTTCGGCAACTACGAGAACCGGCTGCCCAAGCAGCAGCGCGGGTACTACCACGAGTACACCGTCCCGACCCCGGACGCCCGCAACCGCGGCGCCCGCCGCATCGTCACCGGCAGCCACTCCGAGCGCTACTACACCGGCGATCACTACAAGACATTCGAAGCGGTGGTGCAACCATGA